A region of Mesorhizobium sp. AR02 DNA encodes the following proteins:
- a CDS encoding ATP-grasp domain-containing protein has translation MARKALILVEGASNMLLYVQAAQRLGLHPIILSADPVRYDYLAAEGIEAIRADTDNLDALIGECSRLRATYGIAGITSATESFYATVGKLCRHFDLPGPNPASIERCCDKFTQRQLLAEAGIAIPAYCLAVNAADVESCAAEIGLPVVLKPAVGIGSIGVRLCHNVDELIKHTAYLLGGKHIWRSSSPRILVEEFIQGPYYAADIMGNEVIGIGAGDFGPPPHFVFRQFTYPALLTDEEHNRIADVSSSCLRTLGLGWGPTNIEFRCTRGGPVVIEVNPRMAGTPDPQLVRLAYGVDLITEHIKLVIGDPWDLCRRHSHTAAARFLVADRDGTLDWIGGDSRAAAIPGVAEVELYVKPKTPVVRKGDYRDWIGHVIVASASHAQTQATLQRAVDLVDWSITPFPTLGE, from the coding sequence ATGGCAAGAAAAGCACTCATCCTAGTTGAAGGCGCAAGTAATATGCTGCTATACGTCCAAGCAGCACAGCGTCTTGGCCTCCATCCAATTATCCTGTCGGCTGATCCAGTTCGGTACGACTATCTTGCGGCGGAAGGAATTGAGGCAATCCGTGCCGATACAGACAATCTCGATGCGCTGATCGGCGAATGTTCCCGGTTACGTGCGACCTATGGCATTGCTGGCATTACGTCCGCCACGGAGTCTTTCTATGCGACAGTTGGCAAGCTTTGCCGGCATTTCGATCTGCCGGGACCGAATCCTGCATCCATTGAACGATGCTGTGATAAATTCACTCAACGTCAACTCCTTGCGGAGGCCGGCATTGCAATACCGGCTTATTGCTTGGCCGTGAATGCGGCAGACGTAGAAAGCTGTGCTGCGGAGATCGGCTTGCCGGTTGTACTTAAGCCGGCCGTAGGCATCGGCAGCATTGGTGTCCGATTGTGCCACAATGTCGATGAGTTAATCAAACATACGGCTTATCTGTTGGGCGGCAAGCACATATGGCGGTCTTCTTCGCCGAGGATACTGGTCGAAGAATTCATACAAGGCCCCTACTACGCCGCTGACATAATGGGAAATGAGGTTATTGGGATTGGCGCCGGCGACTTCGGCCCTCCGCCGCATTTTGTCTTTCGTCAGTTCACCTATCCGGCCCTTCTGACCGATGAGGAGCATAACCGAATCGCCGACGTTTCGTCGAGCTGTTTGCGAACTCTCGGCCTTGGCTGGGGGCCAACGAACATTGAATTCCGGTGCACGAGGGGTGGCCCAGTCGTCATTGAAGTCAATCCGCGTATGGCTGGCACGCCCGATCCCCAACTGGTTCGGCTGGCTTACGGTGTCGATCTAATCACCGAACACATCAAGCTCGTCATCGGAGACCCATGGGATTTGTGTAGGAGGCATTCGCACACTGCCGCCGCGCGATTCCTGGTTGCTGATCGCGATGGCACCCTCGATTGGATTGGTGGCGACAGCCGGGCGGCTGCCATACCGGGTGTCGCTGAGGTCGAATTGTATGTTAAACCCAAGACGCCGGTCGTCAGGAAAGGCGATTACCGAGACTGGATAGGACATGTCATCGTCGCTTCAGCCAGCCATGCTCAGACCCAGGCAACACTGCAGCGCGCGGTCGACTTGGTCGATTGGTCAATCACGCCATTTCCGACCCTTGGCGAATAG
- a CDS encoding oligopeptide/dipeptide ABC transporter ATP-binding protein, giving the protein MTRFYAGIERLDQDLARGYRHQFASMAPRAAGMAAAPTACHFVALRDATPQIGGNAGRAELPALQGEVPTATRVRKGCRFHPCRPLAFDRCKSVEPPLVEVGLQHMSACWLAK; this is encoded by the coding sequence ATGACAAGGTTCTACGCAGGTATAGAACGGCTGGACCAGGACCTAGCTCGAGGTTATCGACATCAATTCGCCAGTATGGCGCCGCGAGCCGCCGGCATGGCGGCGGCTCCGACTGCCTGCCACTTCGTCGCGCTACGCGACGCGACCCCGCAGATTGGCGGCAACGCAGGTCGCGCCGAGCTGCCCGCCCTGCAGGGCGAGGTTCCAACCGCCACCCGTGTCCGGAAGGGCTGCCGTTTCCATCCGTGTCGCCCGCTCGCCTTTGACCGCTGCAAATCAGTGGAGCCGCCGTTAGTCGAAGTCGGGCTGCAGCACATGTCCGCGTGCTGGCTGGCGAAGTGA
- a CDS encoding amidohydrolase: MFDTHEHLIEESQRVSGTLDPRCLPCDDWAYLFRSYAAEDLVVAGLQPAELRKFLGPDLSSDAKYQLIAPYWERIRHTGYAQALRYTFRGLYGEEDLTAESLPRIAEKYRETVQPGFYANILRRANIEGCHVNSLQRIFMETEQPELLGQDLSILQFGRCSAADFARVEAETGKRPTTLDEWLEIIDFYFATYGPRAVAVKSQIAYSRALDFAPVTQAHASRLFRHHVDKVGALHPLGPEDLKAMQDYLFRYCVGKASECDLPIKLHTGYVAGYGVMQLARTRSNAADLCRLLQDFPDTRFVLMHIGYPYEHEFIALAKHYPNVTIDMCWAWIINPVASVRFLKEFLVSVPSEKIFTFGGDYVSIEPIYGHAYIARRGIAEALSQLVAEGWIALEETRDLIERIMRGNALRFFRNGR; encoded by the coding sequence TTGTTTGACACCCATGAGCATTTGATTGAAGAAAGTCAGCGCGTCTCCGGCACGCTTGATCCGCGCTGCCTCCCGTGTGACGACTGGGCCTATCTGTTTCGATCCTACGCTGCCGAGGATTTGGTTGTCGCAGGTCTGCAGCCAGCCGAATTGCGGAAGTTCCTTGGACCAGATCTATCAAGCGACGCGAAATATCAGCTGATCGCTCCTTACTGGGAGCGAATTCGCCACACCGGTTACGCCCAGGCTCTCCGCTACACCTTTCGGGGTCTTTACGGTGAAGAAGACCTAACCGCAGAGAGCCTGCCTCGCATCGCCGAGAAATACCGCGAGACTGTACAGCCTGGCTTTTACGCCAATATCCTGCGTCGTGCTAACATTGAAGGGTGCCATGTGAATTCGCTGCAGCGCATATTTATGGAAACAGAGCAGCCTGAGCTTCTCGGCCAGGATCTAAGTATCCTCCAATTTGGTCGTTGCAGCGCTGCTGACTTTGCGCGAGTGGAGGCCGAAACAGGAAAACGGCCGACGACGCTTGACGAGTGGCTCGAGATTATCGACTTCTACTTCGCGACATACGGCCCCAGAGCCGTGGCAGTAAAATCTCAAATTGCCTACTCGCGTGCTCTTGATTTCGCGCCTGTCACCCAAGCGCATGCGTCGAGACTATTTCGTCACCATGTGGATAAGGTCGGCGCCTTGCATCCCCTCGGCCCTGAGGACCTCAAGGCAATGCAAGATTATTTATTTCGCTATTGCGTCGGCAAGGCCAGCGAGTGCGATCTGCCAATCAAGTTGCACACCGGCTATGTGGCTGGCTACGGCGTGATGCAACTCGCCCGCACTCGCAGCAATGCCGCCGATCTGTGCCGTCTGCTTCAAGATTTTCCCGATACAAGATTCGTCCTAATGCACATCGGATACCCATACGAGCATGAATTCATTGCACTGGCCAAACATTATCCGAACGTGACGATCGATATGTGCTGGGCGTGGATAATTAATCCAGTGGCGAGTGTTCGGTTTCTGAAGGAATTTCTGGTATCTGTGCCATCTGAAAAAATCTTTACCTTTGGGGGTGATTATGTATCTATCGAGCCAATCTATGGCCACGCCTACATCGCCCGCCGTGGAATTGCGGAGGCGCTATCGCAACTCGTCGCTGAAGGCTGGATCGCACTCGAAGAAACTCGTGACTTGATCGAGAGAATCATGCGCGGCAACGCGCTTCGCTTCTTTCGAAACGGGCGATGA
- a CDS encoding transposase, whose protein sequence is MHALVDAQGRPIRGVVRLTRRLPDIASAPEMLASLREGATLLTDKGYEADALRRAACARKTWANIPPKANRKDPICFSPHL, encoded by the coding sequence ATCCACGCGCTCGTCGATGCGCAAGGGCGACCGATCCGAGGTGTCGTGAGGCTCACCCGCCGACTGCCCGACATCGCCTCGGCTCCCGAAATGCTCGCCAGCCTTAGGGAAGGAGCGACGCTGCTTACGGACAAAGGATATGAAGCAGACGCGCTGCGGAGAGCCGCCTGCGCACGCAAGACCTGGGCCAACATACCTCCAAAAGCCAACCGCAAGGACCCGATCTGCTTCAGTCCTCACCTCTAG
- a CDS encoding transporter substrate-binding domain-containing protein codes for MRVPSTIGYFCAGLSLAFAAMPSARASVLDDVKQRGVLNCGTQNTTPGFGYLNPKTAKLEGLDIDLCRAMAAAVLGSPDKINFVILTTKSRFNAVKTGQVDVAFATTTVYPVRESAVAIDFLPIYFYDTGGIMVKAASGVKTVSDLSGATICTTQGSGTEAALSNLVKAQKLENTKTLTFDGDDKLFAALASGRCNAMAGDKTSLAAWRGNSPNPADYEILPVSTGKGPFAGFVAENDSQWRNLLRWSIFALFQAEEWGVTTANLEEMEKSGDPDIQKFLGVNGGFGTDFHVSNSFVADMIKAVGNYGEIYDRNLGPKTPYYLPRDHTANALWLNGGLLFSPLWL; via the coding sequence ATGCGTGTACCATCGACCATTGGCTATTTCTGCGCCGGGCTTTCTCTTGCATTCGCGGCGATGCCATCAGCCCGCGCCTCGGTACTTGATGATGTCAAGCAGCGCGGCGTGCTCAACTGCGGCACCCAAAACACGACCCCGGGCTTCGGCTATCTCAATCCCAAAACGGCAAAGTTGGAAGGATTAGATATTGATTTGTGTCGCGCCATGGCAGCCGCAGTTTTGGGCAGTCCGGACAAAATTAACTTCGTGATCCTCACCACCAAGAGCCGTTTTAACGCCGTGAAAACTGGCCAAGTTGACGTAGCGTTTGCGACCACGACCGTTTATCCGGTGCGTGAATCGGCTGTCGCAATCGATTTTCTACCGATCTATTTTTACGACACCGGTGGAATCATGGTGAAAGCGGCATCGGGCGTGAAGACGGTCAGCGATCTTTCCGGTGCAACGATTTGCACGACACAGGGGTCTGGTACTGAAGCCGCCTTGAGTAACCTGGTTAAGGCTCAGAAGCTGGAGAACACTAAGACTCTAACCTTCGATGGTGACGACAAACTATTTGCTGCTCTGGCCAGCGGCCGGTGCAATGCGATGGCAGGAGACAAAACCTCTCTGGCCGCCTGGCGCGGTAATTCACCGAATCCCGCCGACTACGAGATCCTGCCGGTATCGACGGGTAAAGGGCCATTTGCCGGCTTCGTAGCTGAAAACGACTCGCAATGGCGCAACCTATTGAGGTGGAGTATTTTCGCGTTATTTCAGGCGGAAGAGTGGGGTGTCACCACCGCTAACCTGGAGGAAATGGAAAAATCAGGCGATCCGGACATCCAAAAGTTCCTTGGCGTGAACGGTGGATTCGGCACGGACTTCCACGTGTCCAACAGTTTCGTGGCTGACATGATCAAGGCCGTCGGCAACTATGGCGAAATCTACGACCGCAACTTGGGTCCGAAGACACCTTATTACCTCCCCCGCGATCACACAGCCAATGCGCTCTGGCTGAACGGTGGTCTGTTATTCTCTCCGCTCTGGCTGTGA
- a CDS encoding ABC transporter permease subunit (The N-terminal region of this protein, as described by TIGR01726, is a three transmembrane segment that identifies a subfamily of ABC transporter permease subunits, which specificities that include histidine, arginine, glutamine, glutamate, L-cystine (sic), the opines (in Agrobacterium) octopine and nopaline, etc.), translated as MPAFVSVAIGLVVLGAITIQRTLASRGIEFGFGYLSKASGFNIAEGLSPTWNGWWPTFEGASSASTNAAMMAAGLFNSIKVALLAIIFSTIIGVGFGVARLSSNWLIRNLAFTIGEFIRNTPLLIQLMFWYFAVMLRISPVTAITNVHKWFVAGQSGVFLPLPQLSESVGPVSAALVAVGAILLVAACLRRFPARRRLALLSAGLCAVGASYATGFRIDLDLPVLGRFGATGGIQLTAEMSAILLAIVINSAAYIAEIVRGAIEGLPKGQWEAAAALGLSRRDTIRDVILPQVFRIILPSLGNRYISLTKDTSIGIAIGFPDLFNVSGTVANQTGRDLETVLIVMVMYLLLSWVISAFINTLNRRILTGAR; from the coding sequence ATGCCGGCGTTTGTATCGGTAGCAATCGGGCTAGTTGTCCTTGGGGCTATTACAATCCAGCGGACCTTGGCAAGTCGAGGTATCGAATTCGGCTTCGGTTATCTTTCAAAAGCGTCGGGCTTTAATATAGCCGAGGGCCTCTCTCCCACTTGGAATGGATGGTGGCCAACCTTCGAAGGTGCGAGTTCTGCGTCGACGAACGCTGCGATGATGGCCGCAGGCCTTTTTAATTCTATCAAAGTGGCGCTTCTGGCCATTATCTTCAGCACAATTATTGGAGTCGGGTTTGGAGTTGCTCGTCTGTCGAGTAACTGGCTAATTCGCAACCTGGCCTTTACGATAGGCGAGTTCATTCGCAACACGCCGCTATTGATCCAACTTATGTTCTGGTATTTCGCGGTCATGCTCCGGATATCGCCGGTTACAGCTATCACGAATGTCCACAAGTGGTTCGTCGCAGGGCAATCCGGCGTGTTTCTGCCTCTGCCGCAACTATCAGAGAGTGTAGGGCCAGTGTCGGCCGCTTTGGTCGCGGTCGGAGCGATCCTCTTGGTCGCGGCTTGTCTGCGACGCTTCCCTGCGCGGCGGCGTTTGGCGCTATTGAGTGCCGGACTATGTGCTGTTGGTGCGAGCTACGCGACTGGCTTCCGCATCGATCTGGATTTGCCGGTACTCGGACGCTTCGGCGCGACGGGCGGTATTCAGCTTACGGCCGAGATGTCAGCCATCTTGCTTGCCATCGTGATAAACAGCGCAGCGTACATCGCGGAGATCGTCAGAGGTGCGATTGAAGGCTTGCCCAAAGGACAGTGGGAGGCGGCGGCGGCACTAGGTCTATCGCGGCGTGATACGATTCGAGATGTAATCCTCCCACAAGTATTTCGGATTATTCTTCCTTCGCTCGGCAACCGCTATATCAGTCTCACAAAGGATACGTCGATCGGTATAGCCATCGGCTTCCCGGACTTGTTCAATGTTAGTGGCACGGTGGCCAACCAAACGGGCCGCGATCTGGAGACGGTGTTGATCGTCATGGTGATGTATCTGCTGCTGAGCTGGGTGATCAGTGCCTTCATAAATACCTTGAATAGACGCATCCTGACGGGAGCGCGATAA
- a CDS encoding amino acid ABC transporter permease: MATSLHRWTRRNLFSTPFDSVLSILVLGLCAWLAATLLQWVIWRAHWQGIYESLRLLLTGLYPPEEIWRAWLTLAILCTAIGALLLPRLHRFAAAIWLTACGAAVFVLAPPGLDRWGGLLLSIMLTVVVSAASLPLGILLALGRSSRNPSLRACCAGYIEVMRSVPLILVVYWIWITVPLFMPEASISSLARGMVGFTIFNAAYVAEYVRSGLQAVPRGQREAARSLGMSDWTVAIEIVLPQAIRVVQPALVSNVLDIFNGATLVFIIGLTDFLRAGQMVLADPAASNQTSEIYLFMFAVYFVIGSAITFGARRIETHMQRSTR, from the coding sequence ATGGCGACCAGTTTGCATAGATGGACTCGCCGTAATCTATTCTCGACCCCATTCGATTCGGTGCTATCGATACTGGTCCTCGGGCTATGCGCCTGGCTGGCAGCAACGTTGCTGCAATGGGTAATCTGGCGCGCGCACTGGCAGGGAATTTACGAGAGTCTGCGGTTGCTCCTGACCGGCTTGTACCCACCGGAGGAGATATGGCGTGCCTGGTTGACGCTGGCCATTCTGTGCACAGCGATCGGTGCCTTGCTACTGCCTCGGCTGCATCGGTTTGCTGCGGCCATCTGGCTGACTGCCTGCGGGGCCGCTGTATTTGTTCTGGCACCGCCCGGGCTCGACCGATGGGGCGGGCTTCTGCTCAGCATTATGCTGACGGTGGTCGTGTCAGCGGCGTCCCTGCCGCTCGGTATCTTACTCGCGTTGGGCCGCTCCAGCCGCAACCCGAGTCTGCGAGCCTGTTGTGCCGGATATATCGAGGTGATGCGGTCGGTGCCGTTGATACTCGTTGTCTATTGGATTTGGATCACAGTACCGCTGTTCATGCCGGAGGCCTCGATATCCTCTCTCGCGCGCGGTATGGTCGGGTTCACTATCTTCAATGCCGCTTATGTGGCCGAGTATGTACGCAGTGGTCTTCAAGCTGTGCCGCGCGGACAGCGGGAAGCAGCGCGCTCGCTCGGCATGTCGGACTGGACAGTTGCAATTGAGATAGTCCTGCCGCAGGCGATCCGGGTAGTGCAGCCGGCGCTGGTCAGCAACGTGCTCGACATCTTCAACGGCGCAACGCTTGTGTTTATCATCGGTCTAACGGACTTCCTGCGCGCCGGGCAGATGGTTCTGGCGGATCCGGCTGCGAGCAATCAGACAAGCGAAATCTACTTGTTCATGTTCGCTGTATACTTCGTTATCGGCTCGGCGATCACTTTCGGAGCGCGGCGAATTGAGACCCATATGCAGCGGAGTACACGTTGA
- a CDS encoding amino acid ABC transporter ATP-binding protein, protein MTIRSDGSSPAMVAFANVNKFFGKYQALRDVTLSVAAGEVVVVIGASGSGKSTLIRCVNGLETHQTGSLVVDGFSMPTTEDLQFGGEKTLHRIRRGVGMVFQQFNLFPHKTVLENIALAPMRVRRKSRDEAEAVAWGLLDRVGLRDQGQKYPGQLSGGQQQRVAIARSLAMEPHVMLFDEPTSALDPELVGEVLDVMRELRTDGMTMMIVTHEMGFAREVADRVIYMDRGAIVEAGQPAQIFDAPSNERTRTFLSRVLKH, encoded by the coding sequence ATGACAATACGGTCTGACGGTTCCAGTCCGGCGATGGTGGCCTTTGCCAACGTCAACAAATTTTTCGGAAAGTACCAGGCTTTGCGCGACGTGACGTTGTCGGTGGCGGCGGGTGAGGTGGTGGTGGTTATTGGCGCTAGCGGCTCCGGCAAGTCCACTCTGATCCGCTGCGTCAATGGCCTGGAAACGCATCAGACCGGTTCCTTGGTGGTTGACGGATTTTCGATGCCGACGACAGAGGACCTGCAATTCGGGGGCGAGAAGACGCTGCATCGAATCCGGCGCGGCGTGGGAATGGTTTTCCAGCAGTTTAACCTGTTTCCCCACAAGACGGTACTCGAGAACATTGCTCTTGCCCCGATGCGCGTCCGCCGCAAGTCGCGCGACGAGGCGGAGGCTGTCGCATGGGGTTTGCTCGACCGTGTCGGCCTGCGAGACCAGGGGCAAAAATACCCCGGCCAGCTGTCGGGCGGCCAGCAGCAGCGCGTGGCCATTGCACGTTCGCTCGCGATGGAGCCGCACGTTATGTTGTTCGATGAACCCACGTCGGCGCTCGATCCGGAATTGGTGGGTGAGGTGCTGGACGTCATGCGCGAACTCCGCACCGATGGCATGACAATGATGATTGTCACGCATGAAATGGGTTTTGCCCGCGAGGTAGCCGACCGCGTCATCTATATGGATCGCGGTGCCATCGTGGAGGCGGGACAGCCCGCGCAGATTTTTGACGCGCCGAGTAATGAACGTACCCGAACCTTTTTGTCTCGTGTGCTGAAGCACTAA